One Molothrus aeneus isolate 106 chromosome 6, BPBGC_Maene_1.0, whole genome shotgun sequence genomic window carries:
- the PROX2 gene encoding LOW QUALITY PROTEIN: prospero homeobox protein 2 (The sequence of the model RefSeq protein was modified relative to this genomic sequence to represent the inferred CDS: substituted 1 base at 1 genomic stop codon), whose translation MPSCLSRQEEDTMDSRTGFERDRDHATSGHGQGLKLEPCFQTNSLLPSPSASLIPQLLSHTMVGRNMDPTILFPSSQAVALPHDYKCGACPGEEAQALAFPRTRVPAPLPCAGGGDELSNQHPREQLCDQHLRAKRARVESIIQGMSLPPTPQASDTSLEAAFGHERERGGEMPQESKRKPRVPQQGMGAAGRVAPTGGSSHAKGCQQLKEQLCFLEQQLRWLQEKFYQVCDSEDAAQTQEDSEKVQPLPGKPEDRLNKDSATATSNPCRVPLRRSVLEACGLEEAEDRGDTGGLPSSVRVLSQALKHELSVVTCQVVDSVLKTLWPKADSHIQKQLHSLPMLGSDARREYSAGRKCRKPLAKPSAMNAPGSLGSPQAEALTGALGKSLGSYAASFSSKGVRKSSRVPSMGYSLGSATPVQHSQLLSQLLGYGQHSPWGSDSCESPSALERGCPEPLKLSWGSVKLRSSIARQQQHHPLPLSPASMESLALLPAGRDGHGQIQEALTPGHLKKAKLMFFFTRYPSSTLLKTYFLDVQVKEQQPELLLGRAPMWCGTXPASLGTMRKGLLLCPPQFSRCITSQLIKWFSNFREFYYIQVEKFARQALLEGVVDACTLQVSRDSELFRALNMHYNKGNDFEVPGRFLEVASLTLQEFFSAVRAGKDADPSWKKPIYKIISKLDSDIPEGFKAAGCSQELLHS comes from the exons ATGCCTAGCTG TCTGTCCAGGCAGGAAGAAGATACGATGGACAGCAGGACTGGCTTTGAGCGGGATAGAGACCATGCCACTTCAGGGCATGGCCAGGGGCTGAAATTGGAGCCCTGTTTCCAGACTAACTCTCTCTTGCCTTCCCCCAGTGCATCCCTGATTCCACAGCTCCTCAGCCACACAATGGTTGGCAGGAACATGGATCCCACcattcttttcccttcctctcagGCAGTGGCCCTGCCTCATGACTACAAATGTGGTGCATGTCCTGGAGAAGAAGCACAAGCCCTGGCTTTCCCCAGGACCCgtgtcccagctcccctgccctgtgctggtggTGGGGATGAGCTCTCCAACCAGCACCCacgggagcagctctgtgaccaGCACCTACGAGCCAAGCGGGCCAGGGTGGAGAGCATCATCCAGGGCATGAGCCTCCCACCAACCCCGCAGGCATCTGACACGAGCCTGGAGGCAGCTTTTGGGCATGAGAGGGAAAGGGGTGGGGAAATGCCCCAGGAGAGCAAGAGGAAGCCAAGAGTGCCCCAGCAGGGCATGGGGGCAGCTGGAAGAGTGGCTCCCACAGGGGGCAGCTCCCATGCcaagggctgccagcagctgaaagagcagctctgcttcttagagcagcagctgaggtggCTTCAGGAGAAGTTCTACCAAGTCTGTGACTCTGAGGATGCTGCCCAAACACAGGAAGATTCAGAGAAAGTGCAGCCACTGCCTGGAAAGCCTGAAGACAGACTGAACAAGGACAgtgccactgccaccagcaaCCCATGCCGAGTGCCTCTCAGGAGGAGTGTCCTGGAGGCGTGtgggctggaggaggctgaggacagaggtgacacaggtggCCTGCCCTCGTCAGTGAGGGTACTCTCACAGGCACTGAAGCACGAGCTGTCTGTGGTGACATGCCAGGTAGTGGACTCTGTCCTGAAGACTCTCTGGCCAAAGGCAGACAGCCACATCCAGAAGCAGCTCCACAGCCTTCCAATGCTGGGGTCAGATGCCAGGAGAGAGTATTCTGCTGGTAGGAAATGCAGAAAGCCACTTGCTAAGCCATCTGCCATGAATGCACCAGGCTCCCTGGGCTCACCCCAGGCTGAGGCCCTGACAGGAGCTTTGGGGAAGAGCCTGGGTTCTTATGCTGCCTCCTTCAGCTCAAAGGGGGTCAGAAAATCCTCTCGGGTACCCAGCATGGGTTATTCCCTGGGCTCAGCCACGCctgtccagcacagccagctgctgAGCCAGCTGTTGGGCTatggccagcacagcccctggggcagcgACTCTTGTGAGAGCCCATCTGCTCTGGAGAGGGGTTGTCCAGAGCCCCTCAAGCTGTCCTGGGGATCTGTTAAACTGAGGTCATCGATTGcgagacagcagcagcaccatcccctgcccctgagccctgccagcatggagagcctggcactgctgccagctggcaGGGATGGCCATG GGCAGATACAGGAGGCGCTGACCCCCGGGCACCTGAAGAAGGCCAAGCTGATGTTTTTCTTCACCCGCTACCCCAGCTCCACTCTGCTGAAGACCTACTTCCTTGACGTGCAGGtaaaagagcagcagccagaactgctgctgggcagggctcccaTGTGGTGTGGCACCTAGCCTGCCTCCCTGGGAACCATGAGGAAAGGGCTGCTCTTGTGTCCCCCT CAGTTCAGCCGCTGCATCACCTCCCAGCTCATCAAGTGGTTCAGCAACTTCCGTGAGTTTTACTACATCCAGGTGGAGAAGTTTGCCCGGCAGGCCCTGCTGGAGGGTGTTGTGGATGCTTGCACTCTCCAGGTCTCCCGGGACTCAGAGCTCTTCCGTGCCCTCAACATGCACTACAACAAGGGGAATGACTTTGAG gtgccagggcGCTTCCTGGAGGTGGCCAGCCTGACACTACAGGAGTTCTTCAGTGCCGTCAGGGCAGGCAAGGATGCTGACCCCTCCTGGAAGAAACCCATTTACAAAATCATTTCCAAACTGGACAGTGACATCCCAGAAGGGTTCAaagctgctggctgctctcaggaACTGCTCCACAGCTGA